In one window of Bacteroidia bacterium DNA:
- a CDS encoding SDR family NAD(P)-dependent oxidoreductase translates to MKLKNKIALITGATSGIGKACAEFLAAEGCNLIITGRRGDRLEELGQALTLTHPIKTKTLRFDVRDREATHAAIGSLDSAWQQVDILINNAGLALGLAGIHDGDPEDWDTMMDTNVKGILNVTRPVSQTMINQGHGHIVNIGSVAGREVYPKGNVYCASKHAVAALSKGMRIDLLQHGIKVSLVSPGHVNTEFAEVRFKGDRETAQQVYKGFQPLRPEDIAETVLFILTRPAHVNIDDMLIMATSQANTYLINRGED, encoded by the coding sequence ATGAAACTGAAAAATAAGATCGCCCTCATCACCGGTGCTACTTCAGGCATCGGAAAGGCTTGTGCAGAATTTCTGGCCGCAGAAGGCTGCAATCTTATCATCACCGGTCGCAGGGGCGACCGGCTGGAAGAACTTGGGCAGGCGCTCACGCTTACGCATCCCATCAAAACAAAAACACTACGGTTTGATGTCCGCGACCGGGAGGCCACCCATGCCGCAATCGGTTCGTTGGATTCAGCATGGCAGCAGGTGGATATCCTTATCAACAATGCAGGGCTTGCGCTTGGGCTGGCTGGCATCCATGACGGAGATCCGGAAGACTGGGACACCATGATGGATACGAATGTGAAAGGCATCCTGAACGTTACGCGTCCGGTCAGCCAAACGATGATAAACCAGGGTCACGGGCATATTGTAAACATAGGTTCTGTGGCCGGCAGGGAAGTATATCCCAAAGGCAACGTATACTGCGCCAGCAAACATGCGGTTGCCGCGCTCAGCAAAGGCATGCGCATTGACCTGCTGCAGCATGGGATCAAAGTCTCGCTGGTGAGCCCCGGTCATGTAAATACAGAATTTGCCGAGGTACGTTTTAAAGGCGACCGGGAAACGGCACAGCAGGTATACAAAGGATTTCAGCCGCTCCGGCCTGAAGATATAGCAGAGACGGTGCTGTTCATCCTCACGCGCCCTGCCCATGTGAATATTGATGACATGCTGATAATGGCCACCAGCCAGGCCAATACATATTTAATTAACCGGGGTGAGGATTAA
- a CDS encoding DUF6249 domain-containing protein yields the protein MVDELAVMIPIAFFFFVYLIVRTISDNRLKRIVVEQQADVTNLQHLFRRPPASLISSLKWGMLLIGIGAGVMVGKQFDGPDPEMFIISSMVLGAGIALVLFYILGHFIEKNQNRQNREESLEPQERDRRS from the coding sequence ATGGTAGATGAACTCGCAGTAATGATCCCTATCGCATTTTTCTTTTTTGTTTACCTCATTGTAAGAACCATTAGCGATAACCGGCTGAAACGAATAGTGGTAGAACAACAAGCAGATGTCACCAACCTTCAGCATCTCTTTCGCAGGCCGCCAGCTTCGTTAATTTCTTCCCTCAAATGGGGAATGCTCCTGATCGGCATCGGTGCAGGCGTGATGGTGGGCAAGCAATTCGATGGACCCGATCCGGAAATGTTTATCATCAGTTCCATGGTGCTGGGTGCGGGGATTGCACTAGTGCTGTTTTATATTCTTGGGCATTTTATCGAGAAGAATCAAAACCGGCAAAATCGTGAAGAAAGCCTGGAGCCGCAAGAGAGAGACAGGCGATCATAA
- a CDS encoding S8 family peptidase, with the protein MKLISFFLMLACLATLPAFAVGPVKDSTENPYSNWYNKDAENDDVPGVSANRVYKELTANKQSRTVVVAILDSGVDTDHEDLKGKIWINRDEIPGNGKDDDNNGYIDDVHGWNFLGNESGENVEHATLEMTRLYKKYSGQFGDRKGGQIKKDEKKDYKLYQEIKKDYLEKRASAEMMIESLKDFHRVFGMADSVVIEYLGKENYTEKDLKSIETEDVRTMKLAEFLISLAEQGFSREEYMGLRNHYVSQLNYHLNPDFDSRPVIGDDPEDMSERYYGNNDVQGPDPSHGTHVAGIVAAVRDNGIGMDGIAEDVEIMAVRVVPDGDEYDKDVANGIRYAVDNGANIINMSFGKKYSANVGVVAEAIQYAASKGVLMIHAAGNDAENNDKVIHYPTVREGMDEEPEAWLVTGASSMETGLRLPGIFSNYGRRTVDLFAPGVDIYSLKPGDKYAVNSGTSMAAPATAGVAALVMSYYPDLTAVQVKQLLVESAQDHGKMKVYRPGHGKTKKTKFKKLSETGGVVNAYAAMKLAEEMATK; encoded by the coding sequence ATGAAATTGATATCATTCTTCTTAATGCTTGCCTGCCTCGCAACGCTGCCGGCTTTTGCCGTAGGGCCGGTAAAGGATAGTACGGAAAACCCATACAGCAATTGGTATAATAAAGATGCTGAAAATGATGATGTGCCGGGCGTAAGCGCCAACAGGGTATACAAGGAGTTGACGGCAAATAAACAATCCCGCACGGTGGTCGTGGCCATCCTGGATTCAGGTGTGGATACGGATCACGAAGACCTGAAAGGGAAAATATGGATAAATCGTGACGAAATTCCCGGCAACGGAAAGGATGACGATAACAATGGATATATTGATGATGTGCATGGCTGGAATTTTTTGGGAAATGAAAGCGGGGAGAATGTGGAACATGCCACCCTGGAAATGACCCGCCTCTATAAAAAGTATAGCGGGCAGTTTGGTGACCGAAAAGGTGGCCAAATAAAGAAAGATGAGAAAAAGGATTACAAACTTTATCAGGAGATTAAGAAGGATTACCTGGAAAAACGGGCATCAGCCGAAATGATGATAGAAAGCCTGAAGGATTTTCACAGGGTCTTTGGAATGGCTGACAGCGTTGTGATAGAATATCTGGGCAAGGAAAATTATACAGAGAAAGATCTGAAAAGCATTGAAACCGAAGACGTACGAACCATGAAGCTGGCGGAATTCCTGATCTCCCTTGCTGAACAGGGTTTCTCACGGGAGGAATACATGGGACTGCGCAATCATTATGTCTCTCAACTCAACTACCACCTGAACCCCGACTTTGACTCACGTCCGGTGATTGGAGATGATCCTGAGGACATGAGCGAACGGTATTACGGAAATAATGACGTGCAGGGCCCGGATCCTTCGCATGGGACGCATGTGGCCGGCATTGTGGCGGCTGTGCGCGATAACGGCATAGGCATGGACGGCATAGCAGAGGATGTAGAAATTATGGCCGTGAGGGTGGTGCCGGATGGTGATGAATATGATAAAGATGTAGCCAACGGGATTCGATACGCTGTTGACAATGGCGCCAATATCATCAATATGAGCTTTGGCAAAAAGTACTCGGCCAATGTGGGTGTGGTGGCCGAGGCCATTCAATATGCTGCTTCAAAGGGTGTATTGATGATCCATGCCGCAGGAAATGATGCTGAGAATAATGACAAAGTGATACACTATCCCACCGTGAGAGAAGGAATGGATGAAGAGCCTGAAGCTTGGCTGGTTACCGGTGCCTCCTCCATGGAAACGGGGTTGCGCTTGCCCGGCATCTTTTCCAACTATGGACGCAGAACTGTGGATCTTTTTGCGCCCGGAGTGGATATTTATTCGCTGAAGCCCGGAGATAAATATGCCGTCAACAGCGGCACCAGCATGGCGGCTCCCGCAACGGCTGGAGTGGCAGCACTGGTCATGTCATACTATCCTGACCTCACTGCCGTGCAGGTGAAGCAACTTTTGGTGGAATCTGCCCAGGATCATGGAAAGATGAAAGTTTATCGCCCGGGCCACGGTAAAACGAAGAAAACCAAATTCAAGAAACTCTCAGAAACCGGAGGAGTGGTAAATGCGTATGCTGCAATGAAGCTTGCGGAGGAAATGGCCACGAAATAA